AGATACACTTTTTACATCTGCAATCTCTTCAACTTTTTCGTTCAATTCATTTTCTAAATCTTCATTTTTAGAATTTAAGTCTTTAATCTCTTGTTGTAAGTCTTCAAGTTCTTGATCGTTTAAAAAAGGCATAGAGTTGGGTTATATTGATTATCGAAAGCTAAAATACAAATCTTTTTAAAATATAAGTAAACTGTGATATAAGTAGTTAAGATTTGTAAGGGGCGCGTAGCCTAAATAGACCTAGGCTACGCTAGTGTTTTCCCCCTTAAACACTTTTCAGTAGCTACCTCTAACTTAGTTAAGTAACCAAATCAAAGATATAAAAAACTATTTAATTTTTGTATTGACAATCAAAACATTAGATGCATCAAGCAACTTTGTTGCAAAAATAAAAACATCACCACCACTTTTTATTTTTGTCTCTTTTCTTATTTGCTCTACTGATTTTCCAAAGTTTCTTACTGTAATATTAGCTTTCTTCTCTGGAATCTCTTTTTGAATTATTTTTTTATTGTAGGGGATTGTTTTTTCAATTTTGAATGATCGACCAGGGAATTCTGAAATCAATTCATTTGAAGTGTACAAATGTGAATGGTTATGTAACTTTTTTAGTTTGTAAAATATAGCTATTTCATTGAAAGCTCCTGACTTTAAAACAGCTGTATTAGGTTCGTATAAATAAGCTAAAGGTAAACTATATTCAGGTATTTTCTTTTCCCAAGATAATTGAAAATTGAATTTTTGTGTTGTTGACTTTAAAATATTTACAGTTTTAATATCTATATGCTCGTCATAATCTTTCTCTAGTAGAAACAGTAACTCTTTTACCTCATTATTTACCGCAACAATATGAATTTCTTTTACATTACTTAATTCATTTATAGCTGATGATAAATCTAACAAAGGAGAAGTTTTTATAAGTATCTGATTAGATTTTGAAAACAGAATATCTAGTGAATCTGGTACATTTGGAGTACAGTCTCTTAATAGAAAAACTTTGTTTTGTTGTGTATCTCTTCTAGACGGATCTATATAAATACAATCTAAATCACCTTCATATTCCTGAATAAATTGAACACCATTAATATTTTGAGTTCTAATATTTTTTACATTCAACTGATTTGCGTTGTAGTTTACTATTTCAGAAAGTTCTGTATTAATTTCACAGTGAAATACAGTTTCAAATAATTTTGAAAAATAAAATGAATCTACGCCAAAACCTCCTGAGATATCAGCTAATATTTTCCCTGTGATAAGTTCAGATTTATATTTTGCAGTGATTTCAGAAGATGTTTGTTCAATTGAAATTTTAGGAGGATAATAAATGTTTTTGGTAGCAAACCAAGTAGGGAGTTTCTTTTCACTTTTCTGCTTAGCTTGTATTTGATTTGCTAACTCTTGTATAGAAATATTAGTAAAAGGACTCCCTTTAAAAATAAGTTTCGAGATATCACTTTTTAAATTAGAATTTATAAAATCCTGTACGTCAGTTGTTAAAATATTTGTATTCAAAAAAAGTAAAAAAATATGGCTTCTGATAGCCAAAAATACTGATATTTTTATGATTTTCGCGCCTCAATAATTGCAACAAACATTTAATATTTATGATTAAAAATAGTTTTTTGATGTTGTGTGTAGTGTTATGTTCATTTACAGCTAGTGCACAATTTTATGTATCTTTTAGTGGAGGATATGCATTTGGAGCAGGAGAGAAGGAATTCCGCTCTAACTCTGTTTTAACTCCAACAGGAATCGTTAATCTTGGAACTTTCGAAGGAAGTTATGGTGAAGGAGTACAAACTCAGTTAAGAGGAGGATACTTTTTTAACGAAAAATGGGGAGTAGAAGTTGGTGTAGGTTATATCTATGGAACAGATCAACAGTTTCAAAAAGTTGAAGGTATTTTAGATCTGAAAACTAGAGGAAGAGCTTTTGGAGCATCTTTATCTGGTATTTATAACATAAATGAAAACTTTTATGTTCGTGCTGGTATGATAACAAAAATCGCTGGTAAAACTGAAGCTGTAGTAGATTTAACATTACCTAACGCTTTAACTGGAATTGGTGATGTAAAGGCTGATTTTACTACCGATTTTAGAGGGAAGTTTCCATTAGGTTTCATTGGTGCAGCAGGTTATAAGTTTCCAATTTCAGACAACCTTTCT
This genomic stretch from Tenacibaculum jejuense harbors:
- a CDS encoding THUMP-like domain-containing protein, translating into MNTNILTTDVQDFINSNLKSDISKLIFKGSPFTNISIQELANQIQAKQKSEKKLPTWFATKNIYYPPKISIEQTSSEITAKYKSELITGKILADISGGFGVDSFYFSKLFETVFHCEINTELSEIVNYNANQLNVKNIRTQNINGVQFIQEYEGDLDCIYIDPSRRDTQQNKVFLLRDCTPNVPDSLDILFSKSNQILIKTSPLLDLSSAINELSNVKEIHIVAVNNEVKELLFLLEKDYDEHIDIKTVNILKSTTQKFNFQLSWEKKIPEYSLPLAYLYEPNTAVLKSGAFNEIAIFYKLKKLHNHSHLYTSNELISEFPGRSFKIEKTIPYNKKIIQKEIPEKKANITVRNFGKSVEQIRKETKIKSGGDVFIFATKLLDASNVLIVNTKIK
- a CDS encoding outer membrane beta-barrel protein, with translation MIKNSFLMLCVVLCSFTASAQFYVSFSGGYAFGAGEKEFRSNSVLTPTGIVNLGTFEGSYGEGVQTQLRGGYFFNEKWGVEVGVGYIYGTDQQFQKVEGILDLKTRGRAFGASLSGIYNINENFYVRAGMITKIAGKTEAVVDLTLPNALTGIGDVKADFTTDFRGKFPLGFIGAAGYKFPISDNLSLFAEVEYMSIDVTRDISELGDFEAVRITATGPETVSAAALAQQLGATPLAELSSLLSERLQWGENGLPSPEAPYSSFGINFGVTYSFK